One genomic window of candidate division WOR-1 bacterium RIFOXYB2_FULL_36_35 includes the following:
- a CDS encoding secondary thiamine-phosphate synthase enzyme, translating into MKTYTEYLWINTKNKREIINITDEVFEIIKKSGIEEGLALVSAMHITASIFVNDEESGIKQDFLEWAEKLAPFNINYHHHQTGETNGDAHLKSILFHHEVIIPVTNGNLDFGPWQQVFYGEFDGQRKKRIVVKVMGE; encoded by the coding sequence ATGAAAACATATACTGAGTACTTATGGATTAATACCAAAAATAAAAGAGAAATCATAAATATAACTGATGAAGTTTTTGAAATAATCAAAAAATCAGGGATTGAAGAGGGGCTGGCTTTGGTTTCCGCTATGCATATTACCGCCTCAATTTTTGTAAATGATGAGGAATCTGGGATCAAACAGGACTTTTTGGAATGGGCTGAAAAGCTTGCACCCTTTAACATCAATTATCATCATCATCAAACAGGAGAAACAAACGGCGATGCACATTTAAAGTCGATATTATTTCATCATGAAGTGATCATTCCTGTAACAAATGGCAATCTTGACTTTGGCCCGTGGCAGCAGGTGTTTTACGGAGAATTTGATGGACAGAGAAAGAAGCGAATTGTTGTCAAGGTGATGGGGGAATAA
- a CDS encoding glyoxalase, whose translation MRQKLNLITLGVKDFKKSVKFYEKGLGWKKSSASMDNLALFPLGGIVLGLYPRELLAEDATVKDVATGFSGITLSYNAKSEQEVNEVIKEVEKLGAKVIKQPQKVFWGGYSGYFSDFDGHLIEVAFNPFWKFDDNDNLALP comes from the coding sequence ATGCGGCAAAAACTGAATCTTATTACTCTTGGCGTTAAAGACTTCAAAAAATCAGTAAAGTTTTATGAAAAAGGTTTGGGCTGGAAAAAATCTTCCGCAAGTATGGACAATTTGGCATTGTTTCCGTTGGGAGGTATTGTTTTAGGTTTGTACCCAAGAGAACTTTTAGCAGAAGATGCAACTGTCAAGGATGTGGCTACCGGATTTTCAGGAATTACACTTTCATATAATGCAAAATCGGAGCAAGAAGTAAATGAAGTAATTAAAGAGGTTGAAAAACTTGGAGCAAAGGTAATAAAGCAACCACAAAAAGTTTTCTGGGGCGGATACTCTGGATATTTTTCAGACTTTGATGGACATTTAATAGAAGTAGCCTTTAATCCATTTTGGAAATTTGATGATAACGACAACTTAGCTTTACCATGA
- a CDS encoding pathogenicity locus, whose protein sequence is MKSQKNINQLTDIPGVGKSIANDLQNIGIKSLNDLIGKDPEQLYNSSNKYAGKVQDRCLLYVFRTAVYYVNTDKKKHKPEKLKWWNWKDSPRLGNRGSCLGKFPTLC, encoded by the coding sequence ATGAAGAGTCAAAAAAATATCAATCAATTAACAGATATTCCAGGTGTTGGAAAATCAATAGCAAACGACCTTCAAAATATTGGGATTAAGAGCCTTAACGATTTAATCGGCAAAGATCCGGAACAGCTTTATAATAGCTCTAATAAATATGCTGGGAAAGTCCAAGATAGATGTTTACTTTATGTGTTTCGCACAGCTGTTTATTATGTAAATACGGATAAAAAGAAACATAAGCCAGAAAAGTTAAAATGGTGGAATTGGAAAGATTCACCCCGATTAGGAAATCGGGGTTCATGCCTGGGGAAATTTCCAACACTCTGCTAG